Proteins encoded in a region of the Ziziphus jujuba cultivar Dongzao chromosome 3, ASM3175591v1 genome:
- the LOC107410014 gene encoding phloretin 4'-O-glucosyltransferase, whose product MAQISIIVVTFPAQGCINPALQFAKRLISVGVEVNFFTTHSTHRRMINTGASTPAGLSFIPFSDGYNDGFKPGDDINHFVSELSLHGSQTLSNLIISNENQGRPFSCIVYTLLLPWVAEVAHELHLPSALLWVEPATVFNIYYNYFHGYEDLIRDNMGKNDDHSSWIRLPGLPLELRSRDVPSILDAENANNFTAPLFKRLFELLDKENKPKVLVNTFESLEPEALRSISKFDMIGIGPLIPSAFLDYGKEKDPSDTSFGGDLFQSSKDYKQWLNLKPKRSVIYVSFGSISVLSKQQTEEIGRALLDYGRPFLWVITEKQRNAEEKGKEDHELREELEKLGKIVPWCSQMEVLSNPSMGCFMTHCGWNSTLESLVCGVPMVAFPQWIDQRTNAKLVEDVWKTGLRVKANKEGIVERDEIKRCLDLVMEDGEIGEEIRRNAEKWKDLGREAAMEGGSSYKNFKAFVSEL is encoded by the coding sequence ATGGCGCAAATCAGCATCATCGTGGTTACGTTTCCAGCACAAGGTTGCATAAATCCAGCCCTACAGTTTGCAAAGCGCCTCATCAGCGTTGGTGTCGAGGTCAACTTCTTCACCACCCACTCCACTCACCGGCGCATGATCAACACCGGAGCTTCCACCCCTGCTGGCTTGTCTTTCATCCCCTTTTCTGATGGCTACAATGACGGTTTCAAGCCTGGTGATGACATCAACCACTTCGTGTCAGAGCTCAGCCTTCACGGTTCGCAAACTCTGTCCAATCTCATCATCTCTAATGAAAACCAAGGCCGACCTTTCTCTTGCATAGTCTACACCTTGCTCCTCCCTTGGGTTGCAGAGGTGGCTCATGAACTTCATCTTCCAtctgcattgctttgggttgaACCGGCTACCGTTTTCAATATCTACTACAATTACTTCCATGGCTACGAAGATCTGATCAGGGACAACATGGGTAAGAATGATGATCATTCAAGTTGGATAAGATTACCTGGACTTCCATTGGAGCTCAGAAGCCGTGACGTCCCTTCCATTTTAGATGCTGAAAATGCTAACAATTTCACAGCTCCATTGTTCAAACGACTTTTCGAATTGCTTGATAAAGAAAACAAACCAAAAGTTCTCGTGAATACATTCGAATCATTAGAACCAGAGGCATTGAGATCGATCAGTAAGTTCGATATGATTGGAATCGGACCATTGATTCCATCTGCTTTCTTGGATTATGGGAAAGAGAAAGATCCTTCTGATACTTCTTTTGGAGGTGATCTTTTCCAAAGCTCCAAGGATTATAAACAATGGTTGAACTTGAAGCCTAAAAGATCAGTGATTTACGTGTCGTTCGGGAGCATATCTGTTTTGTCAAAGCAACAAACGGAGGAAATTGGAAGAGCTTTGTTAGATTATGGACGTCCATTTTTGTGGGTCATTACAGAGAAACAGAGAAATgcagaggaaaaagggaaagaagatCATGAGCTGAGAGAGGAACTGGAGAAGCTTGGAAAGATAGTTCCATGGTGTTCACAAATGGAGGTTCTGTCAAATCCTTCAATGGGTTGCTTCATGACGCATTGTGGGTGGAATTCAACATTGGAGAGCTTGGTCTGTGGGGTTCCAATGGTGGCATTCCCTCAGTGGATAGATCAAAGAACCAATGCTAAGCTGGTAGAGGATGTTTGGAAAACAGGGTTGAGAGTGAAGGCAAATAAGGAAGGGATTGTCGAAAGAGATGAGATTAAGAGGTGCTTGGATTTGGTTATGGAAGATGGAGAAATCGGGGAGGAAATTAGAAGGAATGCTGAGAAATGGAAGGATTTGGGTAGAGAAGCTGCCATGGAAGGTGGTTCTTCTTATAAGAATTTCAAGGCTTTTGTCAGTGAGCTATAA